In a genomic window of Cynocephalus volans isolate mCynVol1 chromosome 1, mCynVol1.pri, whole genome shotgun sequence:
- the ICOSLG gene encoding ICOS ligand isoform X2, with the protein MRLRSPGLLLLLLSGLQAGIQEREVRAMVGSDVDLVCADPKGSHFDLNDLFVYWQISESNTVVTYYLPENTSTDHVDSHYKDRARLSRAGMKQGNFSLRLFNVTPHDEQKFHCLVFSKSLELKQVLEAVVTLHVAANYSMPVVSTPYSPSEDEELTFTCTSTNGYPRPNVYWINKTDNSLLDEALQNSTVSLNTRGLYDVVSVLRIPQTPNVNVGCCIENVLLHQNLTVSSQTETFIGTTERISENPGGAREEKTVAVFSVLAVFFVIVAVAVGWVCRSRCHHGSYRAWWPGSPSSGSPFPTWSWELRGSHPSRG; encoded by the exons ACGTGGACCTCGTCTGCGCTGACCCCAAAGGAAGCCATTTTGATCTGAATGACCTTTTTGTTTACTGGCAAATCAGTGAGTCGAACACTGTGGTGACTTATTACCTCCCCGAAAACACCTCCACGGACCACGTGGACAGCCACTACAAGGACCGCGCCCGGCTCTCACGGGCTGGCATGAAGCAGGGCAATTTCTCCCTGCGTCTGTTCAACGTCACTCCCCACGATGAGCAGAAGTTTCATTGCCTGGTGTTCAGCAAATCTTTGGAATTAAAACAGGTTTTGGAAGCTGTGGTCACATTGCACGTGGCAG CGAACTATAGCATGCCCGTGGTCAGCACCCCCTACAGCCCGTCGGAGGACGAGGAGCTCACCTTCACGTGCACTTCCACAAATGGCTACCCGAGACCGAACGTGTACTGGATCAACAAGACAGACAACAGCCTGCTGGATGAGGCCCTGCAGAATAGCACCGTGTCCTTGAACACGCGGGGCTTGTATGACGTGGTTAGCGTCCTGAGGATCCCACAGACCCCCAACGTGAACGTCGGGTGCTGCATCGAGAACGTGCTTCTGCACCAAAACCTGACTGTCAGCAGCCAGACAG AAACTTTTATCGGAACCACAGAGAGGATCTCAGAGAACCCAGGCGGTGCCCGCGAGGAGAAGACTGTGGCTGTGTTCAGCGTCCTTGCCGTCTTCTTTGTGATTGTGGCCGTGGCTGTTGGCTGGGTGTGCAGAAGCCGATGTCACCATGGAAGCTACAGAG CATGGTGGCCTGGGAGCCCCTCATCTGGAAGTCCATTCCCCACCTGGAGCTGGGAACTTCGGGGGAGCCATCCAAGCAGAGGGTAG